The following coding sequences lie in one Chloroflexota bacterium genomic window:
- a CDS encoding extracellular solute-binding protein, giving the protein MLQRIMSFALGAVAVVLTTSSCTPPAAGGSPPSESAADRDWSALVAAAKQEGKVVIIGPAGADVEEALTQPFERHYPEISVEYTGPPPPQIPPRLLTERAADQYTTDLIIVGTTTIVGTLMPANALDPIRPFLVGPDDRNESVWRGGQFDFADEGGQYNLVVAGRVQIPFIYNPTLVSPSEFSSYQDLLDPKWKGKIAMLDPRVPGAGLDMMTFFYTTPSLGKPFIEQLFAQEPNVARDDRQILDWVAKGQYPLAIGPSGVLAYELKGRGLPLELFPGEQIKEGSFVSGSNATIAVANRAPHPNAIKVYLNFILSPEGQLEWSKASGLASRRSDVPTDFLPESVVPKPGVAYQENYKERYISMKDEVTDLLAGLIKS; this is encoded by the coding sequence ATGCTCCAACGAATCATGTCCTTCGCGCTCGGAGCCGTAGCCGTGGTGCTGACCACCTCGAGCTGCACGCCACCGGCTGCTGGCGGCTCCCCGCCGTCCGAATCGGCAGCGGATCGCGACTGGTCTGCGCTGGTCGCGGCTGCCAAACAGGAAGGGAAAGTCGTCATCATCGGACCCGCGGGCGCGGACGTCGAGGAGGCGTTGACCCAGCCGTTCGAACGTCACTACCCGGAGATCTCCGTCGAATATACTGGCCCGCCGCCGCCACAGATCCCGCCACGGCTCCTCACCGAGCGCGCCGCCGACCAGTACACCACCGACCTGATCATCGTCGGCACCACCACCATCGTCGGCACGCTCATGCCTGCCAACGCGCTCGATCCCATCCGACCATTCCTGGTCGGGCCGGACGATCGCAACGAGTCCGTCTGGCGCGGGGGCCAGTTCGATTTCGCCGACGAGGGGGGGCAGTACAACCTCGTCGTGGCTGGGCGCGTCCAGATCCCGTTCATCTATAACCCGACGCTCGTCTCCCCGAGTGAGTTCAGCTCCTACCAGGACCTGCTCGATCCCAAGTGGAAGGGGAAGATCGCGATGCTCGATCCGCGCGTGCCGGGCGCGGGACTCGACATGATGACCTTCTTCTATACAACGCCGTCGCTGGGCAAGCCGTTCATCGAGCAGCTTTTCGCCCAGGAGCCGAACGTCGCGCGAGACGACCGGCAGATTCTCGATTGGGTTGCCAAGGGCCAGTACCCCTTGGCCATTGGCCCGAGTGGCGTTCTGGCGTATGAGCTGAAGGGCCGCGGCCTACCCCTCGAGCTGTTCCCGGGCGAACAGATCAAGGAGGGCAGCTTCGTTTCCGGAAGCAACGCGACGATCGCGGTGGCGAACAGGGCTCCGCACCCGAACGCCATCAAGGTCTACCTGAACTTCATCCTCTCGCCCGAGGGTCAGCTCGAATGGAGCAAAGCCTCGGGACTTGCCAGCCGCCGGAGCGACGTGCCCACCGACTTCCTGCCCGAGTCCGTCGTTCCCAAACCCGGCGTCGCCTACCAGGAGAACTACAAAGAACGCTACATCTCCATGAAGGATGAGGTGACGGACCTCCTCGCCGGCTTGATCAAGAGCTGA